In Humulus lupulus chromosome 7, drHumLupu1.1, whole genome shotgun sequence, the following are encoded in one genomic region:
- the LOC133790876 gene encoding uncharacterized protein LOC133790876, with protein sequence MWYLCVFFHRLLDYRKSEVESLAHLFGAFDEDQESPFGYCTLEWKLPKHHHPDSPFHLVNLPSEEIASKIANRSILVRGMYELWGEGDSYEELEESIKSYPEERKLPYLEPESTFKVNVDTFGNSLSLQEQTQLIQGLNYIPFKGRVNLKNPEHKFWLMETDNYGVNNGLPPIVQRRIFFGREIGGADRKLLPTYQLKSRNYLGPTAMDAEMAFLMANQALAMPGKLVYDPFVGTGSILVAAAHFGAMTMGADIDIRVVRDGRGPDCNVWSNFKQYGLPMPIALLRADNNLPPWRPGLKEVFDAIICDPPYGVRAGGRKSGGRKLLKGAVAPYVVPDDKRIGHIPSTAPYSLAECVHDLLDLAARMIVMGGRLVYFYPVLREDEFVEEDHFPEHPCFKLIASSEQILSSRYSRVLLTMVKVSPYTEEIAEAARLQHMEFRENHVKWLEDGKLHSAIFSPADTNSNAGSEGNLSKESKPKYRGKYV encoded by the exons ATGTGGTATCTGTGCGTGTTCTTCCATAGGTTATTGGACTACAGGAAATCAGAGGTCGAATCTCTTGCTCATCTCTTTGGAGCTTTCGATGAAGATCAAGAAAGCCCTTTTGGGTATTGCACTTTGGAGTGGAAACTTCCCAAACACCACCACCCAGATTCTCCTTTCCATCTCGTCAATCTTCCTTCCGAAGAAATAGCCAGCAAAATCGCCAATCGGA GCATACTAGTGAGAGGAATGTATGAACTTTGGGGGGAAGGTGATAGCTACGAAGAGCTGGAGGAGTCTATTAAAAGTTACCCGGAAGAAAGGAAGTTGCCGTACTTAGAACCTGAAAGCACTTTCAAGGTTAATGTCGATACTTTTGGGAATTCTCTCAGTTTGCAGGAGCAAACTCAGCTCATTCAGGGGCTCAATTACATTCCCTTTAAG GGTCGTGTTAATTTGAAAAATCCGGAGCACAAGTTCTGGCTTATGGAAACTGATAATTATGGGGTTAATAATGGACTTCCACCCATAGTTCAAAGGAGAATCTTTTTTGGCCGAGAGATCGGTGGTGCTGACAGAAAACTTCTACCAACTTATCAGTTAAAAAGCCGCAACTATCTTGGCCCAACTGCAATGGATGCAGAAATGGCCTTCTTAATGGCCAATCAAGCACTGGCAATGCCAGGGAAGCTTGTCTATGACCCCTTCGTTGGTACTGGGAGTATTCTTGTCGCTGCAGCTCATTTTGGGGCAATGACAATG GGTGCAGACATAGACATAAGGGTGGTACGTGATGGACGTGGTCCTGACTGTAATGTCTGGAGCAATTTTAAGCAG TACGGCTTACCAATGCCAATCGCTTTGTTAAGAGCAGATAATAATCTCCCCCCTTGGCGCCCTGGATTAAAAGAG GTATTTGATGCCATAATATGTGACCCTCCTTATGGAGTTCGTGCTGGGGGGCGAAAATCTGGTGGCCGAAAATTGCTAAAGGGAGCTGTGGCCCCTTATGTTGTACCTGATGACAAGAGGATAGGCCACATACCATCAACTGCACCTTACAGCTTAGCAGAGTGCGTGCATGATTTGCTTGATCTTGCAGCTAGGATGATTGTTATGGGTGGAAGGCTTGTGTACTTCTACCCAGTACTGAGAGAAGATGAATTTGTGGAGGAGGACCATTTCCCTGAACACCCATGTTTCAAACTGATTGCTTCTTCTGAGCAGATTCTGAGTTCTCGATATAGCCGAGTTTTACTGACAATGGTTAAGGTTAGCCCATACACCGAAGAAATTGCTGAAGCAGCTAGGTTACAACATATGGAGTTCAGGGAGAACCATGTAAAGTGGTTAGAAGATGGTAAACTTCATTCTGCTATATTTAGTCCTGCTGATACTAATTCAAATGCAGGCAGTGAGGGAAATTTGAGTAAAGAATCAAAGCCCAAATACAGAGGTAAATATGTGTAG